In 'Nostoc azollae' 0708, the following are encoded in one genomic region:
- the psb35 gene encoding photosystem II assembly protein Psb35: MKSENILVQFLLETAAPVAASPHFPLAFTLVYVVGFIAAVTIGSIAWYNSKRPPGWESKERPDFVPKVDKD, translated from the coding sequence ATGAAGTCGGAGAATATACTCGTGCAATTTTTACTAGAAACAGCAGCGCCAGTCGCCGCAAGCCCACATTTTCCATTAGCTTTTACATTGGTGTATGTAGTTGGTTTTATTGCTGCTGTCACCATCGGTTCAATAGCTTGGTACAACTCAAAACGTCCACCCGGTTGGGAAAGCAAAGAACGCCCTGACTTTGTACCCAAGGTTGATAAAGACTAA
- the folK gene encoding 2-amino-4-hydroxy-6-hydroxymethyldihydropteridine diphosphokinase, whose amino-acid sequence MPIEIEKRLPIADVSNKSARSAIALGSNMGDPQVILAAALETLAQTPGIILEGKSSLYQTKAIGPPQPDYLNGCAILRVAMLPQALLATLLTIENKFGRVRQEHWGPRTLDLDLLLYDDLILNEPNLQIPHPRMHKRAFVLVPLAEIAPTWIEPVSEQTIQNMLPEVDCSDVHLVKVNN is encoded by the coding sequence ATCCCTATCGAGATAGAGAAAAGATTACCCATAGCTGATGTCTCTAACAAATCGGCGCGAAGTGCGATCGCTCTCGGCAGTAATATGGGTGATCCCCAAGTAATTTTAGCAGCGGCTCTAGAGACTTTAGCCCAAACTCCTGGTATTATTCTCGAAGGCAAATCCAGTTTGTATCAAACTAAAGCCATAGGTCCACCTCAGCCAGATTATTTAAATGGCTGTGCCATACTGCGAGTAGCAATGCTACCTCAAGCATTGTTAGCCACATTGTTAACTATTGAAAATAAATTTGGGCGTGTGCGTCAGGAACATTGGGGACCGCGAACCCTAGATTTGGATTTGTTGTTATATGATGACTTAATCTTGAATGAGCCAAATCTTCAAATCCCCCATCCCCGGATGCATAAACGAGCTTTTGTATTAGTCCCATTGGCTGAAATTGCCCCAACTTGGATAGAGCCAGTATCTGAGCAGACAATTCAGAATATGCTGCCAGAGGTTGACTGTTCTGATGTACATTTAGTTAAGGTAAATAACTAG
- a CDS encoding hemolysin family protein translates to MSGFPQLIWTDVGLRLLSVLLLIAINAFFVTAEFSMVTVRRTRIHQLVQAGDIPAIAVEMLQRSIDRLLSTAQLGITLSSLALGWIGESTIVVLMEEWLKSWTVPISLSNVLAHSLSVPITFFLIAYLQIVLGELFPKSVAMLYSEKLARFLGPSVKAIVRFFSPVIWILNQSTRYLLRLFGIEYTGQSWRPPVTPEELQLIISTERESTGLELSERELLNNVFEFGDITAEDVMIPRTSIIALPEDASFHTLLQEMILTGHSRYPIIGESLDDICGIVYFQDLARPLATGKLNLETQIQPWMRSPRFVPEQTLLSELLPMMQQEKPAMVIVVNEFGGTVGLVTIQDVIAEIIGNAGEPGISDDLLIQMLDKQTFLVQAQVNLEELNEVLHLNLPLIREYQTLGGFVLYQWQKIPAKGEIFHYGNLEFTVISVIGPRLHQIQIRRLLDECSA, encoded by the coding sequence GTGAGTGGTTTTCCTCAGTTAATTTGGACAGATGTGGGGTTACGATTGTTGTCAGTGCTATTGCTGATTGCAATTAATGCCTTTTTTGTCACGGCGGAATTTTCAATGGTAACGGTGCGGCGCACTCGGATTCATCAGCTGGTTCAGGCTGGTGATATACCTGCGATCGCAGTGGAAATGTTACAACGTAGTATTGACAGGTTGCTATCTACGGCTCAATTAGGTATTACCCTATCTAGTTTGGCACTAGGTTGGATTGGAGAAAGTACAATTGTTGTGCTGATGGAAGAATGGTTAAAATCCTGGACTGTACCCATCAGTTTAAGTAACGTTCTGGCACATTCTCTCTCAGTTCCCATCACCTTTTTTTTAATTGCTTATTTACAAATTGTTTTAGGAGAATTGTTTCCTAAATCAGTAGCTATGTTGTATTCAGAAAAACTGGCAAGGTTTTTGGGTCCTTCTGTCAAAGCTATTGTTCGTTTTTTCAGTCCTGTGATTTGGATTCTCAACCAATCCACACGCTACCTATTAAGATTATTTGGGATTGAATACACTGGTCAGAGCTGGCGACCTCCTGTAACTCCGGAAGAATTGCAATTAATTATCTCAACAGAACGAGAATCTACCGGTTTAGAGTTATCAGAGCGAGAATTACTCAATAATGTTTTTGAATTTGGGGATATAACCGCTGAAGATGTCATGATTCCCCGTACTAGCATTATCGCTTTACCAGAAGATGCTAGTTTCCACACCTTACTACAAGAAATGATCTTAACAGGGCATTCCCGTTATCCCATTATTGGTGAATCTTTAGACGATATTTGCGGTATTGTTTATTTTCAAGATTTAGCAAGACCTTTAGCTACTGGAAAACTGAATTTAGAAACACAAATTCAACCTTGGATGCGTTCTCCTCGCTTTGTTCCAGAACAAACTCTTTTGAGTGAACTTTTGCCAATGATGCAGCAAGAAAAACCAGCTATGGTGATTGTGGTGAATGAATTTGGTGGTACTGTGGGATTAGTTACAATTCAAGATGTAATTGCAGAAATTATCGGTAATGCCGGTGAACCAGGAATTAGTGATGACTTACTAATTCAAATGTTAGATAAGCAAACATTTTTAGTACAAGCACAAGTGAATCTGGAAGAACTCAATGAGGTCTTACATCTCAATTTACCTCTGATACGAGAATATCAAACATTAGGAGGATTTGTACTCTACCAGTGGCAAAAAATCCCCGCTAAAGGCGAAATATTCCACTATGGTAATCTTGAATTCACTGTAATATCAGTTATCGGACCACGCTTGCACCAAATTCAAATCAGAAGGTTACTAGATGAATGTTCAGCTTAA
- a CDS encoding transglycosylase domain-containing protein, with the protein MLVKAKHLLSQMSSLSSGMVARIGRSDKPFYRRVWFWTGLGLGGGIIAISYGIGAIDSSLPDKSELNAVVREQTLTIKAGDGTVLQQQGEVTREQLKLEQIPDDFQKAFIASEDRRFLQHSGVDTQGILRAVINNLRSQNVVEGGSTITQQVARILFLTQERTIWRKLKEVRLAQRMEQELTKDEILERYLNLVYLGSGAYGVGDAAWVYFSKSVDQLTLSEMATIAGLAPAPNVYAPDKNPEAALERRNMVLQRMQEDGVIRPEERQLASQEALTVKSNLPRRFQVEFPYFSTYVQQELPKYVSPDVLAAGGLVVETSLNPTWQKAAEAAIAKTLKHQGRWENFKEAALVSIDPRHGEIQAMVGGKDFSKNQFNRVTQAQRQPGSTFKGFVYATAIATGKSPYDSYLDAPLVVDGYEPKNYSEKFYGWMNMRDALTRSINTIAVQILIDVGYEPTIKLAKDLGIKSELKPTYSLALGSNEVNLLELTSAYGSFATQGLHTEVHGIRRILNRQGKVIWSANFQPKRALDADSTAIMTWMLRNVVNNGTGAAAQLNDRQVAGKTGTSDEARDLWFIGYIPQVVTGVWLGNDNNRPTYGSSSSAAYTWHKFMEKAIEGMPVEKFPERPKLENRKGTIKAQPIKPNKIVHSSISADNDEKSDEDNTKNDDSSRRRRHRKTNSEVEQQSDYTPRRRRRYKQQEEDTISKRQRRDESSSSSSSSGRRNQGQESNSSGSSSGRSNSPANSSPSQPSWRERLKPGSSSSSSSE; encoded by the coding sequence ATGCTGGTAAAGGCGAAGCATTTACTGAGCCAGATGTCGAGTTTATCATCTGGGATGGTTGCTAGAATTGGTAGGAGCGATAAACCTTTTTATCGTCGGGTTTGGTTTTGGACGGGCTTAGGTTTAGGTGGTGGGATAATTGCTATTAGTTATGGTATTGGTGCCATAGATAGTTCTTTGCCAGATAAATCTGAACTCAATGCGGTTGTGCGGGAGCAAACACTAACTATTAAAGCTGGTGATGGTACTGTTCTCCAGCAGCAAGGAGAAGTGACGAGAGAACAGCTAAAGCTAGAACAAATTCCAGATGACTTCCAAAAAGCTTTTATCGCTTCAGAAGACCGTAGATTTCTACAACACAGTGGTGTGGATACTCAGGGTATTCTCAGAGCAGTTATAAATAATTTGCGATCGCAAAATGTGGTCGAAGGTGGTAGTACCATCACCCAACAGGTAGCACGAATCCTTTTCCTCACCCAAGAACGGACAATCTGGCGCAAACTCAAGGAAGTTCGTCTGGCGCAGAGAATGGAGCAAGAACTCACCAAAGACGAGATTTTAGAACGTTATCTCAATCTGGTTTATCTGGGTTCGGGTGCTTATGGTGTAGGAGATGCGGCCTGGGTTTACTTTAGTAAATCAGTGGATCAACTAACCTTATCAGAAATGGCCACCATCGCCGGACTGGCTCCTGCGCCTAATGTTTATGCCCCAGACAAGAATCCAGAAGCAGCCCTAGAAAGGCGAAATATGGTGCTACAGAGGATGCAAGAAGACGGAGTAATTAGGCCAGAAGAAAGGCAACTTGCATCCCAAGAAGCACTCACAGTTAAAAGCAATTTACCCAGACGCTTTCAAGTCGAGTTCCCTTACTTTAGTACCTACGTTCAACAAGAATTACCAAAATATGTTTCGCCTGATGTGTTAGCAGCAGGAGGGTTAGTTGTAGAAACCAGCTTAAACCCGACTTGGCAAAAGGCGGCAGAAGCAGCAATTGCTAAAACTCTAAAACATCAAGGCAGATGGGAAAATTTTAAGGAAGCAGCTTTAGTATCGATCGATCCTCGCCATGGTGAAATCCAAGCAATGGTAGGTGGTAAAGATTTTAGCAAAAATCAGTTTAATCGTGTCACTCAAGCACAGCGCCAACCAGGATCGACATTTAAGGGATTTGTCTATGCTACAGCGATCGCAACAGGTAAGAGTCCCTATGACAGCTATCTAGATGCACCATTAGTAGTAGATGGTTATGAACCAAAAAACTACAGTGAAAAATTCTACGGTTGGATGAATATGAGAGATGCTCTCACCCGTTCTATTAACACAATTGCAGTGCAAATATTAATAGATGTGGGATATGAACCAACTATTAAATTAGCCAAAGATCTCGGGATTAAATCAGAACTCAAGCCGACCTACTCTTTAGCTCTTGGCTCCAATGAAGTCAATCTCCTAGAATTAACTAGTGCTTACGGTTCATTTGCCACACAAGGCTTACATACAGAAGTACACGGTATTCGTCGTATCCTCAACCGTCAAGGTAAAGTAATCTGGTCTGCTAATTTTCAACCCAAGCGAGCTTTAGATGCTGATAGCACAGCCATTATGACCTGGATGCTACGCAACGTAGTCAATAACGGAACTGGTGCTGCAGCCCAATTAAATGATAGACAGGTAGCAGGAAAAACCGGGACATCAGATGAAGCCCGTGATTTGTGGTTTATTGGCTATATTCCCCAAGTAGTAACAGGAGTTTGGCTAGGTAACGATAACAATCGCCCGACTTATGGTAGCAGTAGTAGCGCCGCTTATACCTGGCATAAATTTATGGAAAAAGCGATTGAGGGAATGCCAGTAGAAAAGTTTCCTGAACGACCTAAATTAGAAAATCGCAAAGGCACAATTAAAGCTCAGCCTATCAAACCAAACAAAATTGTTCATAGTTCTATTTCTGCTGATAATGATGAAAAATCCGATGAAGATAACACCAAAAATGATGATTCATCAAGAAGACGCAGACACAGAAAAACTAATAGTGAAGTAGAGCAGCAATCAGACTATACCCCAAGACGCAGACGGCGATACAAACAACAAGAAGAAGATACAATCTCCAAAAGACAGCGCAGAGATGAAAGCTCAAGTAGTAGCTCTTCTTCTGGACGGCGCAACCAAGGTCAAGAATCTAACTCTTCAGGTTCTTCCTCTGGTAGAAGTAATAGTCCTGCCAATTCTTCTCCATCTCAACCTTCTTGGCGCGAGCGACTAAAACCAGGTTCTTCTTCATCTTCTTCATCAGAGTAA
- a CDS encoding carbohydrate porin, with the protein MRVSDNISVTPSFWVILNPGNNSKNYTQYLVVLRTTFDF; encoded by the coding sequence TTGCGGGTAAGCGATAATATTTCAGTGACTCCTAGTTTTTGGGTAATTCTTAACCCGGGAAACAATAGTAAAAACTATACACAGTATCTCGTCGTACTCCGCACCACATTCGATTTCTAA
- a CDS encoding ADP-ribosylglycohydrolase family protein, whose amino-acid sequence MLLELAIGDAYGAGFEYANEMIFANDLSRYIKHPRHRLIPGSYTDDTQMSMAIAETIVFQGSWAPEVLAENFVNAFKRDPREGYASRFYDFLVSIQYGKEFLAKIYSGSDKSGAAMRAAPIGLYSTPEKVVALMYHCFIYQLGNKSALGKFIESYMPGGCSQPWQGKVKTAARRFSEVGQKVSVP is encoded by the coding sequence ATGCTGCTTGAATTGGCTATTGGTGATGCCTACGGTGCTGGTTTTGAATATGCCAATGAGATGATATTTGCCAATGATTTGAGTCGATACATTAAACATCCCCGTCATCGACTCATCCCAGGCAGTTATACTGATGATACGCAGATGAGCATGGCCATTGCTGAAACTATTGTGTTCCAGGGATCCTGGGCACCAGAAGTTTTAGCAGAGAATTTTGTTAACGCCTTTAAACGTGATCCCAGAGAAGGCTACGCAAGTAGGTTTTACGATTTTTTAGTTAGCATCCAGTATGGGAAAGAGTTTCTAGCCAAGATTTATTCTGGTAGTGATAAGAGTGGTGCAGCAATGCGAGCAGCACCCATTGGCCTTTATTCTACACCTGAAAAGGTAGTTGCACTGATGTACCATTGTTTTATTTACCAGCTGGGAAACAAAAGCGCATTAGGCAAGTTTATTGAAAGTTATATGCCTGGCGGTTGCTCACAACCTTGGCAGGGTAAAGTCAAAACGGCAGCAAGGCGATTTTCTGAGGTCGGGCAAAAAGTAAGTGTGCCCTAG
- a CDS encoding J domain-containing protein gives MLQALKLAYRRLARLYHPDMNNSERAKAAMQVVNLTYQNFQTFVNVQK, from the coding sequence ATGCTTCAAGCTCTTAAACTTGCCTATCGGCGATTAGCAAGATTGTATCATCCTGATATGAACAATTCAGAAAGAGCTAAAGCTGCAATGCAAGTTGTTAATCTAACTTATCAGAATTTTCAGACGTTTGTGAATGTTCAAAAATAA
- a CDS encoding glycoside hydrolase 100 family protein translates to MQLNELSATENIEKEAWQALENSILYYKGRPIGTLAAYDPSVEALNYDQCFIRDFISSALIFLIKGRTDIVRNFLEETLNLQPKEKALDAYKPGRGLIPASFKVVSINGEEHLEADFGEHAIARVTPVDSCLWWLILLRAYVVATNDYSLAYQPEFQTGIRLIMDICLANRFDMYPTLLVPDGACMIDRRMGIYGHPLEIQVLFFAALRVARELLICQGNQDIVEAIDNRLPLLCGHIRQYYWIDINRLNAIYRFKSEEYGKTAVNLFNIYADSLPYYELDKWLPKIGGYFAGNVGPSQLDTRFFTLGNLMAVICDLSSEEQSQAIINLIEKRWEDLVADMPMKICYPALQGEEYRVVTGCDPKNIPWSYHNAGSWPVLMWMLAAAAVKTKKPYLAEKAIKIAKVRLSEDQWPEYYDGKKGRLIGKQARKYQTWTIAGYLLAQELIDNPDYLPLISFDKLPLETISRACEFEVTGLDPYMNL, encoded by the coding sequence ATGCAACTAAATGAATTAAGCGCAACTGAAAATATAGAAAAAGAGGCATGGCAAGCACTAGAAAATTCCATCCTCTACTACAAAGGTCGTCCCATTGGGACTTTAGCAGCTTATGATCCATCTGTAGAGGCTTTGAATTATGACCAGTGTTTTATTAGAGATTTTATTTCTTCTGCATTGATTTTTCTCATTAAAGGGAGGACAGATATTGTTAGAAATTTCCTAGAGGAAACCTTGAATTTACAGCCTAAAGAAAAGGCTTTGGATGCTTATAAACCCGGTAGAGGGCTAATTCCAGCCAGTTTTAAAGTGGTATCTATCAATGGCGAAGAACATTTAGAAGCTGATTTTGGTGAACATGCGATCGCCAGAGTTACACCAGTTGATTCTTGTTTATGGTGGCTGATTTTATTACGTGCTTATGTAGTCGCTACAAATGATTATTCACTAGCATATCAGCCTGAATTCCAAACAGGAATTAGGTTAATTATGGATATATGTTTGGCAAATCGTTTTGATATGTACCCGACGCTATTAGTTCCTGATGGCGCGTGTATGATAGATAGACGTATGGGGATTTATGGACATCCTCTAGAAATTCAAGTTCTATTTTTCGCTGCATTGCGTGTAGCCAGAGAACTATTAATTTGTCAAGGAAATCAAGATATAGTTGAGGCAATTGATAACAGATTACCCCTATTATGTGGTCATATTCGTCAGTATTATTGGATAGATATTAATCGCTTGAATGCTATTTATCGCTTTAAAAGCGAAGAATACGGTAAAACTGCTGTCAATCTTTTCAATATTTATGCAGATTCTTTGCCTTATTATGAATTGGACAAATGGCTACCAAAAATAGGTGGTTATTTTGCTGGAAATGTCGGACCATCACAATTAGATACTCGTTTCTTCACTCTCGGAAACTTGATGGCAGTGATTTGTGATTTGTCTAGTGAAGAACAGTCCCAAGCAATTATTAATCTCATCGAAAAACGATGGGAAGATTTAGTAGCAGATATGCCTATGAAAATCTGTTATCCTGCCTTACAAGGTGAAGAATATAGAGTTGTGACAGGATGTGATCCAAAAAACATACCTTGGTCATATCATAATGCTGGTAGCTGGCCTGTTTTAATGTGGATGTTAGCAGCAGCAGCAGTGAAAACCAAGAAACCATATTTGGCTGAAAAAGCTATTAAAATTGCTAAAGTCAGACTAAGTGAAGATCAATGGCCTGAATATTACGATGGTAAGAAAGGTAGATTAATTGGTAAACAAGCTAGAAAATATCAAACCTGGACAATTGCAGGGTATTTATTAGCGCAAGAACTAATAGATAATCCTGATTATTTACCATTAATTAGTTTTGATAAATTACCGCTAGAAACAATTTCTAGAGCCTGTGAATTTGAAGTTACTGGTTTAGATCCTTATATGAATCTGTAA
- a CDS encoding NUDIX hydrolase: protein MPLGRELPQLLKQRLFHKGRKFDFEVNRLRLPNKSEGEWECIRHPGGALAIPVTSDGKLILVRQYRFAVQGRLLEFPAGTVEPNEEPLETVKREIEEETGYRAHNWDKLGEFFLAPGYSDEILYAFLARDLEKLETPPQQEEDEDIEIVFFSPEELETAIRDGQPVDGKTIASFFLARSFLVKY, encoded by the coding sequence ATGCCACTAGGTAGAGAATTACCACAGCTACTCAAGCAACGTTTGTTTCATAAAGGACGCAAGTTTGACTTTGAAGTTAATCGCTTGCGTTTACCTAATAAGTCTGAAGGAGAATGGGAGTGCATTCGTCATCCTGGTGGCGCTCTGGCTATTCCCGTCACCTCTGACGGTAAACTGATCCTTGTACGCCAATATCGTTTTGCAGTTCAGGGAAGATTGTTAGAATTCCCAGCCGGAACTGTAGAACCCAATGAAGAACCCTTGGAAACAGTGAAAAGGGAAATTGAAGAAGAAACAGGCTACCGCGCTCATAATTGGGATAAACTGGGAGAGTTTTTCTTGGCTCCTGGCTATTCCGATGAAATTCTTTATGCTTTTTTGGCTAGAGATTTGGAAAAGCTGGAAACACCTCCACAGCAGGAAGAAGATGAAGATATTGAAATAGTATTTTTCAGTCCTGAAGAACTAGAAACAGCCATTCGTGACGGACAACCTGTAGATGGTAAAACTATAGCCAGCTTTTTCCTAGCCCGTTCATTTTTAGTGAAATATTAA
- a CDS encoding WD40 repeat domain-containing protein — protein MDYYSAALIELSGENINQKFAALEIEDDLETLKAKLNSSSPQVEITTVSITNQLPHKWQCVKILKGHFGAVNAVAIHPDGGISISGSDDRQVNLWNLKTGKSLSTYIFSLDKLKHFYLWVLVPMESR, from the coding sequence ATGGACTATTACAGCGCCGCATTAATAGAGTTATCTGGTGAGAATATTAATCAAAAATTTGCAGCTTTGGAAATTGAGGATGATTTAGAAACACTTAAAGCTAAACTAAATAGTAGCTCTCCCCAAGTTGAAATAACAACCGTTTCTATCACCAACCAATTACCCCACAAGTGGCAATGTGTAAAAATCCTCAAAGGACATTTTGGGGCAGTGAATGCAGTAGCTATTCATCCTGATGGTGGAATTTCAATTAGTGGTAGCGATGATAGACAAGTCAATTTGTGGAACTTGAAAACTGGAAAATCTCTATCTACCTATATATTCTCTCTGGACAAGCTGAAGCACTTTTATCTGTGGGTATTAGTCCCGATGGAAAGTAGATAA
- the queC gene encoding 7-cyano-7-deazaguanine synthase QueC — MKAVILLSGGLDSSTVLYQARADGCECYAISFDYQQQHCRELQSAVLVGKSVGVVQHQVVNFDLRLWGGSALTDDAIALPQARSLDEMSQNIPVTYVPARNTIFLSFALGYAEVIAAERVYIGVNALDYSGYPDCRPDYIQAMQEVFRLGTKQGREGQPINIIAPLVNLKKTEIIQLGNQLGVPWELTWSCYAGGDKACGVCDSCRLRLAAFAELGLEDPVDYV; from the coding sequence ATGAAAGCTGTAATTTTGTTGTCTGGGGGATTGGATTCTTCTACGGTTCTGTACCAAGCAAGGGCTGATGGTTGTGAGTGTTATGCTATTTCTTTTGATTATCAGCAGCAACACTGCCGAGAGTTGCAGTCAGCTGTCCTTGTGGGGAAATCTGTGGGGGTAGTTCAACATCAGGTAGTGAATTTTGATTTACGGCTATGGGGTGGTTCTGCGTTGACTGATGATGCGATTGCTCTACCTCAAGCCCGTTCCCTAGATGAAATGTCACAAAATATTCCTGTCACTTATGTACCTGCCCGTAATACTATCTTCTTGAGCTTTGCTTTGGGCTATGCTGAGGTGATCGCCGCTGAAAGGGTTTATATAGGCGTTAATGCTTTAGATTACTCTGGTTATCCAGATTGTCGTCCCGATTATATCCAAGCAATGCAAGAAGTTTTCCGCTTGGGAACCAAACAAGGGCGTGAAGGACAACCAATTAACATTATTGCACCATTAGTTAATTTGAAGAAAACTGAAATTATCCAACTTGGTAATCAGTTGGGAGTTCCTTGGGAATTAACTTGGTCTTGTTATGCTGGTGGTGATAAAGCTTGTGGTGTGTGTGATTCTTGTCGGTTGCGGTTAGCGGCTTTTGCTGAGTTGGGATTAGAAGATCCTGTAGATTATGTGTAG
- a CDS encoding 16S rRNA (cytosine(967)-C(5))-methyltransferase, which produces MTNPRQLAFIALKEVHKGAYADVALDRVLQKFKLPDNDRRLMTELVYGSVRRQRTLDTLIDKLATKKAHQQPPELRTILHLGFYQLRYQEKIPVSAAVNTTVELAKENGFSSLTGFVNGLLRQYLRLIESSSEPLKLPENPVERLGILHSFPDWIIEVWLEQLGLKETERLCAWMNKTPTIDLRVNILRSSLEKVESAFKSAGVLVRPIPYLPQGLRLISSTGPIKNLPGFREGWWTVQDSSAQLVSHLLDPKPGNVVIDVCAAPGGKTTHIGELMGDKGKIWACDQTASRLRRLKENVQRLHLESIEICTGDSRNLTQFNNIADCVLLDAPCSGLGTMHRHADARWRQTPSSVQELSQLQKELISHTANFIKVGGVLVYATCTLHPMENEEVISQFLAVNPHWQIESPGSDLVDIASPGWLKVWPHQRDMDGFFMVRLRKTKDSE; this is translated from the coding sequence ATGACTAATCCCCGCCAACTTGCCTTTATTGCCCTCAAAGAAGTACATAAAGGGGCTTATGCTGATGTAGCTCTAGACCGTGTGCTACAAAAGTTTAAATTACCCGACAATGATCGTCGTTTAATGACAGAATTAGTCTATGGTAGTGTTAGAAGACAACGCACTCTAGATACTCTAATTGATAAATTAGCTACAAAGAAGGCACACCAACAACCACCAGAACTTCGTACTATTTTACATCTCGGTTTTTATCAATTGCGTTATCAAGAAAAGATCCCTGTTTCTGCTGCTGTGAATACCACAGTTGAACTAGCAAAGGAAAATGGCTTTTCTAGTTTAACTGGTTTTGTGAATGGTTTGTTACGTCAATATCTACGTCTTATAGAAAGTTCATCAGAACCATTAAAGTTACCAGAAAATCCGGTAGAGAGATTGGGAATTTTACACAGTTTTCCTGATTGGATAATTGAGGTGTGGTTAGAACAATTGGGTCTTAAAGAAACAGAAAGACTCTGTGCATGGATGAATAAAACCCCAACTATTGATTTACGGGTAAATATCCTTCGCAGTTCCCTGGAAAAAGTGGAATCAGCTTTTAAATCTGCTGGTGTTTTAGTTAGACCTATTCCCTATTTACCTCAAGGTTTAAGATTAATTAGTAGTACCGGGCCAATTAAAAATTTACCTGGTTTCCGAGAAGGTTGGTGGACTGTTCAAGATAGTAGCGCCCAATTAGTTAGTCATTTGCTTGACCCAAAACCGGGCAATGTGGTGATTGATGTTTGTGCGGCTCCAGGGGGAAAAACCACCCATATTGGTGAGTTAATGGGAGATAAAGGTAAAATCTGGGCTTGTGATCAAACTGCTTCCCGGTTACGTAGACTCAAGGAAAATGTCCAACGTCTACATTTAGAATCTATCGAAATCTGTACAGGGGATAGCCGCAATTTGACCCAATTTAACAACATTGCTGATTGTGTATTATTAGATGCACCTTGTTCCGGTTTAGGAACTATGCACCGCCATGCTGATGCACGTTGGCGACAAACACCGTCTTCTGTTCAAGAACTCTCCCAACTACAGAAAGAACTGATATCACATACAGCTAATTTTATCAAGGTTGGAGGGGTTTTAGTTTATGCCACTTGTACACTCCATCCCATGGAGAATGAAGAGGTAATTTCTCAATTTTTAGCTGTAAATCCCCATTGGCAAATTGAATCTCCTGGCTCGGATTTAGTTGATATTGCTTCTCCAGGGTGGTTAAAAGTCTGGCCTCATCAACGGGATATGGATGGTTTTTTCATGGTGCGCTTAAGAAAAACCAAGGATTCCGAGTGA
- a CDS encoding TerB family tellurite resistance protein, translating to MVNHSHVKNLVKILIGAAWIDGRIQPEERQYLREIAQAKGLANDPEIKPWLYELVPVKPNRCYEWVKDYLGDRPSLEDYENLIEAISGLIYSDGEVAIEEARLLTTLEELSKSHESIQPGHVTLLRQIQKLYRRWVDVQN from the coding sequence ATGGTTAATCATTCCCATGTAAAAAACTTAGTTAAGATTCTGATCGGAGCCGCTTGGATTGATGGTAGAATCCAGCCTGAAGAACGGCAATATTTGAGGGAAATAGCCCAGGCTAAAGGCTTGGCTAATGATCCAGAGATTAAGCCTTGGTTATATGAATTAGTACCAGTAAAGCCAAATCGATGTTATGAATGGGTGAAGGACTATTTAGGCGATCGCCCTAGCCTGGAAGATTACGAAAATTTAATAGAAGCTATCAGTGGCTTAATTTACAGTGATGGTGAAGTAGCAATTGAAGAAGCAAGATTGCTGACTACATTGGAGGAGTTGAGCAAATCTCATGAATCAATCCAACCAGGTCATGTAACCTTGCTTAGACAAATTCAAAAACTGTACCGTCGTTGGGTTGATGTGCAGAATTAG